The following proteins are co-located in the Desulfatitalea tepidiphila genome:
- a CDS encoding ComF family protein, producing MLGVCKGDHRTSIGHVDLDSRFSSPDGGFSPLCKGLGQVCRNLILTLGQALFPATCYGCGQLFGLPRPASGNLLANPGDTARYHPSDEVLRGFLCKSCLSRYEAAISPLCSRCGLPFASSQAVDHVCAECQVRPPAYIMARASGVYNDVLKTMIHHFKYGGREHLARPLGRMMWRTLRENWQPDQIDRVVPVPLHTSRLRYRGFNQAYALVREWPRLAAHGDWRLSGDWLAPDLLERRRPTQHQTGLDKGQRLDNLSDAFGLAKGHAIRGLKVLLADDVMTTGATVEACSRALLDAGAREVHVLAAARAVR from the coding sequence GTGCTCGGCGTTTGCAAAGGCGATCACCGAACATCTATAGGGCATGTGGACCTCGATTCGAGGTTCTCATCGCCCGACGGCGGGTTTTCGCCGCTTTGCAAAGGTCTTGGCCAAGTGTGCCGCAACCTGATCCTCACCTTGGGCCAAGCGCTCTTTCCGGCGACCTGCTATGGGTGCGGCCAACTGTTTGGTTTGCCTCGCCCGGCATCCGGGAATCTCCTGGCGAACCCCGGCGACACCGCTCGTTACCATCCGAGCGACGAAGTGTTGCGCGGCTTCTTGTGCAAGTCCTGTTTGTCCCGCTACGAGGCGGCGATTTCGCCGCTTTGCTCGCGATGCGGGTTGCCCTTTGCGTCGTCTCAGGCTGTCGACCATGTCTGTGCAGAGTGCCAGGTTCGACCACCTGCCTACATCATGGCGCGGGCCAGCGGTGTGTATAATGACGTATTGAAAACCATGATCCATCATTTCAAATATGGCGGTCGCGAACACTTGGCCAGACCCCTGGGGCGGATGATGTGGCGAACCTTACGTGAAAACTGGCAGCCCGATCAGATTGACCGGGTCGTCCCCGTGCCCCTGCACACCAGCCGTTTGCGATACAGGGGATTCAATCAGGCGTACGCCTTGGTTCGCGAATGGCCCAGGTTGGCCGCCCATGGCGATTGGCGCCTTTCCGGCGATTGGTTGGCCCCTGACCTATTGGAACGCCGTCGCCCCACCCAGCACCAGACCGGTTTGGACAAGGGACAGCGATTGGACAATCTTTCCGATGCGTTCGGACTGGCCAAAGGGCATGCCATCCGTGGCCTAAAAGTCTTGCTGGCGGATGATGTCATGA